One window of Bdellovibrionales bacterium genomic DNA carries:
- a CDS encoding polysaccharide deacetylase family protein translates to MMSAKKVAFASVAALTLFGCVSFQNKPATTGWTWETESTADREPASEINVPGGLIKNGKLKAEGPVGQFTLESELRVIPQPMVPAPLTYANMKRDEIAITIDDGPSKPEINNFVLKTLKDHGVKAMFFLVGRNVETYPEVVKNILREGHAVGIHTWSHPDMTKLSEEAAAKEIDRTNALLQKIVKELNEAEPGHNYRIQPFFRFPYGAGASVPRLQALLKARNLANFHWSMSMKDSETQDGNVALNTAVGMFDKYNRGLFLMHETHPAGVKALPYVLEQLRNRNYKTVYFEAAP, encoded by the coding sequence ATGATGTCGGCAAAGAAGGTCGCATTTGCATCTGTGGCAGCCCTGACTCTTTTTGGCTGCGTGTCTTTTCAGAATAAGCCCGCAACCACAGGCTGGACTTGGGAAACTGAAAGCACTGCGGACCGCGAACCGGCGTCTGAAATCAATGTTCCTGGTGGCCTGATTAAAAACGGCAAGCTTAAAGCCGAAGGCCCTGTCGGTCAGTTCACTCTCGAGAGCGAACTTCGCGTGATTCCGCAGCCAATGGTGCCGGCACCTCTGACTTACGCCAATATGAAACGTGATGAAATCGCCATCACCATCGACGACGGCCCGTCAAAGCCAGAGATTAACAACTTCGTTCTCAAGACGCTGAAAGATCATGGCGTCAAAGCCATGTTCTTCCTCGTTGGCCGCAATGTCGAAACTTACCCTGAAGTGGTTAAAAATATCCTGCGCGAAGGCCATGCTGTCGGCATTCACACGTGGTCGCACCCGGATATGACAAAGCTTTCTGAGGAAGCTGCCGCAAAAGAAATTGATAGAACCAACGCCCTTCTGCAAAAGATCGTCAAAGAGCTCAATGAAGCAGAACCAGGTCACAACTATCGTATTCAGCCGTTCTTCCGCTTCCCTTACGGTGCGGGCGCGAGTGTGCCAAGACTGCAAGCCTTGTTGAAAGCCCGCAATCTTGCGAACTTCCACTGGTCTATGTCGATGAAGGATTCTGAAACTCAGGATGGCAACGTCGCTCTGAATACGGCTGTGGGTATGTTTGATAAATACAACCGCGGCTTGTTCTTGATGCATGAAACACATCCAGCCGGCGTAAAGGCTCTGCCTTACGTGCTCGAACAACTCCGTAACCGTAACTACAAAACGGTCTACTTCGAAGCCGCTCCTTAA
- a CDS encoding phosphatidylserine/phosphatidylglycerophosphate/cardiolipin synthase family protein, with translation MLLAFASFSCTSADRAPSSVTFDNDRVNRIQEIDLQLSKYWNNDWKTDQKVFQMNPQSTLVKPVYDRDIMNDPETRAAVERLRTERQNLINELSAKLQLENWNGIGAWFEATFRDRRSVKEEVFEMKHLEDYALAKPPLQPFPLEHRFYANYSLRLKNMLPYPGNDMHDDKDNRQYYLKARLECDGDMIYNKGFLFFESEKHSPVYEFNWYYNEKNGQNVSVQFTPSVSRCQLYFYDPLVSKTWTHSMTLVDLLTKNIDWYKLSTQTEICARPTGSMKDSVAAFFWQQDFNFSSCTETYDELINLDDPYNSINQRILALTGSPLKKKDFDDKNPMAQLDFTKAPKFDVIWVSSLNYSADFYGSVLSRALRYHAERGTQIRILTAEATMKKKDKAIIEELQRGVPNIKVQYYQYHLSDGKDGTWLDRFHRVSHTKLLIGYSSANPKSSFLVTGGRNIRDSYLFKEAPVYRAYSSLKSYGDGEESFIFYRDFEVLIRGQEFVKSVLGQMIAFWMRDPSNQSFRSTTINVPKMASYIESDKLMALPNKTPMIRHLLSLPYFDGYQLEKFYVQMIDSARSEIMITTPYFRPSVAIAAAFDRAAARGVKIQVLTRIHLAGDGVPQIAEDVNKQGINRLLKNVDIYEWTDNYSIMHAKMFVVDKKMGFVSSVNLNRRSFLHDVESGVLILHEKTALSLRAQIQSFINEGGRKITQEERISWINGTLIDWADSYF, from the coding sequence ATTTTGTTGGCGTTTGCTTCTTTTTCTTGCACGAGTGCGGATCGCGCTCCCAGCTCGGTGACGTTTGATAACGATCGCGTCAATCGCATTCAAGAAATTGATTTGCAGCTCTCGAAGTATTGGAACAACGACTGGAAAACGGATCAAAAAGTTTTCCAGATGAATCCGCAATCAACTCTGGTAAAGCCGGTCTATGACCGCGACATCATGAACGATCCTGAAACCCGCGCTGCGGTGGAGCGTTTACGCACTGAAAGACAAAATCTTATCAACGAACTTTCAGCTAAATTGCAGTTAGAAAATTGGAATGGAATTGGCGCCTGGTTCGAAGCCACCTTTCGCGATCGACGCTCAGTGAAAGAAGAAGTTTTCGAGATGAAGCATCTCGAAGACTACGCTTTGGCAAAACCACCTCTGCAACCTTTCCCGCTGGAGCATCGTTTTTACGCTAACTACTCACTTCGACTCAAAAACATGCTGCCTTACCCTGGCAATGATATGCACGACGATAAAGACAATCGTCAGTATTATCTGAAAGCGCGTCTCGAGTGCGATGGCGACATGATTTACAACAAAGGCTTCTTATTTTTCGAAAGCGAAAAGCACAGCCCAGTTTACGAATTCAATTGGTACTACAATGAAAAAAATGGCCAGAACGTTAGCGTTCAGTTCACGCCAAGCGTTTCTCGCTGCCAATTGTATTTCTATGATCCCCTGGTTTCAAAAACCTGGACCCACAGCATGACTTTGGTGGACTTACTCACCAAAAACATCGACTGGTACAAACTCAGCACTCAAACAGAGATCTGCGCGCGTCCCACAGGCTCGATGAAGGACTCAGTTGCTGCATTCTTCTGGCAGCAGGATTTCAACTTCTCGAGCTGCACTGAGACCTATGATGAATTGATCAATCTTGATGACCCATACAATTCTATCAATCAAAGAATCTTGGCGTTGACGGGTTCTCCTCTGAAAAAGAAGGACTTTGACGACAAGAATCCGATGGCTCAACTCGACTTCACAAAAGCTCCGAAGTTTGACGTGATCTGGGTTTCTTCACTGAACTATTCCGCGGACTTCTATGGCTCGGTTCTTTCTCGCGCACTTCGCTATCACGCGGAACGTGGCACACAGATCCGCATCCTGACCGCTGAAGCGACGATGAAGAAAAAAGACAAAGCAATCATCGAAGAGCTGCAAAGAGGCGTTCCGAACATCAAAGTGCAGTACTATCAGTATCACTTGTCAGACGGTAAAGACGGCACTTGGCTGGACCGCTTCCATCGCGTGAGCCATACGAAGCTTCTGATTGGTTACTCGTCAGCGAATCCAAAGTCGAGCTTCCTCGTCACTGGCGGTCGTAATATCCGTGACTCTTACTTATTTAAAGAAGCTCCGGTCTATAGAGCCTACTCTTCACTCAAGAGCTATGGTGACGGCGAAGAGTCTTTCATCTTCTATCGGGACTTCGAAGTTCTTATTCGCGGCCAAGAGTTCGTGAAATCCGTGCTCGGTCAGATGATTGCGTTCTGGATGCGAGATCCATCTAATCAAAGCTTCCGCTCAACGACAATCAACGTTCCTAAGATGGCAAGCTACATCGAGTCTGATAAATTGATGGCTCTGCCAAATAAGACGCCGATGATTCGTCACTTGCTGTCACTGCCTTACTTTGACGGTTATCAGCTTGAGAAGTTCTATGTCCAAATGATCGACTCTGCTCGTTCTGAGATTATGATTACGACTCCGTACTTCCGCCCGTCTGTGGCGATTGCCGCGGCCTTTGACCGTGCGGCGGCTCGTGGCGTGAAGATCCAGGTTTTGACTCGTATTCACTTGGCCGGTGACGGCGTTCCGCAAATCGCAGAGGACGTCAACAAACAGGGTATCAATCGCCTGCTCAAGAACGTCGACATCTATGAGTGGACGGATAATTATTCAATCATGCACGCGAAGATGTTTGTCGTAGATAAAAAAATGGGCTTTGTCAGCAGCGTGAACTTGAACCGTCGTAGCTTCTTGCACGACGTGGAAAGCGGCGTCCTGATTCTGCATGAGAAAACGGCGCTCAGTCTGCGTGCTCAGATCCAAAGCTTTATCAATGAAGGTGGTCGTAAAATCACTCAAGAGGAACGGATCTCGTGGATCAACGGAACTCTGATTGATTGGGCGGATTCTTACTTCTAA
- a CDS encoding TIGR02147 family protein, whose product MSIYQFDDYKDFFNHWVSSLPKQGHGEYRRVALALNVSTTMISQVFKGDKELSLELTCDLCEYLNMSEDETDYFILLVEHRRAGSVKLQKRLGKQIKDRKEKAQKLENRLKKETELTEEQRAVFYSSWIYSGVRILASCDDFNDAAAIAQRLNLPRNQVQRVLDFLLGNGLLTHNKGQLALGQTKTFIGSSNLLTVKHHQNWRLQGFNRMVQDDSKNLFYTGPMSLSHEVAEKLRQELSNLLDNVYKVVPPSASETTRCLNIDWFEF is encoded by the coding sequence ATGTCCATCTACCAATTCGATGACTATAAAGACTTTTTTAATCATTGGGTGTCGTCCCTCCCTAAGCAAGGCCACGGCGAATATCGCCGAGTGGCCTTGGCACTCAATGTTTCGACAACAATGATTAGTCAGGTCTTTAAAGGGGACAAAGAGCTCAGTTTGGAACTGACCTGCGACCTCTGTGAGTATCTCAACATGTCAGAGGACGAAACCGATTACTTCATTTTACTGGTTGAACATCGTCGCGCAGGTTCAGTCAAACTCCAGAAACGACTGGGGAAGCAGATCAAAGATCGCAAAGAAAAAGCCCAAAAGTTAGAAAACCGTCTGAAGAAAGAGACCGAGCTGACAGAAGAGCAGCGCGCGGTTTTCTATTCAAGCTGGATCTATAGCGGCGTGCGGATTCTTGCCTCTTGTGATGACTTCAATGATGCCGCGGCGATTGCGCAAAGATTGAATCTGCCGCGCAATCAAGTGCAGCGGGTGTTAGATTTTCTGCTCGGCAATGGATTGCTGACCCATAATAAAGGTCAGTTGGCGCTAGGACAGACGAAGACCTTCATTGGCTCTTCAAATTTGCTGACAGTGAAGCATCATCAGAACTGGCGCTTGCAGGGTTTTAACCGCATGGTTCAAGACGACAGTAAGAATCTGTTTTATACCGGCCCCATGAGCCTCTCGCACGAAGTCGCTGAAAAGCTTCGTCAGGAGCTCTCGAACCTGCTGGATAATGTCTATAAGGTCGTTCCGCCTTCGGCGTCTGAGACGACACGCTGTCTGAATATTGATTGGTTTGAATTCTAA
- a CDS encoding sterol desaturase family protein: MKSAVFLVRCLYYPVLLIGAVALFFAYKDQFPDEKLPMLTAMLSIGAIAIIHITERILPYRKEWNVPRGDRLSNFIFTNIALPGLSKIVEILLTFLFLTSTSGFMQAHIFSLWPRHWPLLAQLPLALLIAEFFFYWIHRFGHTWVKLWKFHAIHHVVERLYWDNAGRFHPVDLFLNWLIYFFPLFLLGVPSELVALFLLVNAVTGLLEHANIDFEMGPLNYIFNTAQLHRWHHSVVPEISSQNFGKVLSVWDWVFGTWYMPKDEHVGKIGVEGEPIPADVWGQMKYPFR; the protein is encoded by the coding sequence ATGAAATCCGCGGTCTTTCTCGTTCGCTGTCTTTATTATCCTGTGCTCCTGATAGGGGCGGTGGCTCTTTTCTTTGCTTACAAAGATCAGTTTCCTGATGAAAAGCTTCCGATGTTAACCGCAATGCTTTCCATCGGTGCGATTGCGATCATTCATATCACGGAACGTATTCTTCCGTACCGTAAAGAGTGGAATGTGCCGCGTGGTGATCGCTTGAGCAACTTCATCTTTACCAACATTGCGCTTCCGGGCCTCTCGAAGATCGTCGAGATTTTACTGACGTTCTTGTTCTTAACAAGCACTTCAGGATTCATGCAGGCCCATATTTTTAGTTTGTGGCCTCGGCACTGGCCGTTGCTGGCGCAGCTCCCGCTGGCGTTGTTGATTGCAGAGTTCTTCTTTTATTGGATTCATCGCTTCGGGCACACCTGGGTGAAGCTGTGGAAGTTTCACGCCATCCATCACGTGGTGGAAAGACTTTACTGGGATAATGCCGGGCGCTTTCACCCTGTGGATTTATTCTTGAACTGGCTAATTTACTTTTTCCCGCTCTTCTTGCTGGGAGTGCCGTCGGAGTTAGTGGCGTTGTTCTTGTTGGTGAACGCAGTCACGGGTCTTTTGGAGCATGCGAATATCGATTTCGAGATGGGGCCGCTGAATTATATTTTCAATACGGCCCAGCTTCATCGCTGGCATCATTCGGTCGTACCCGAGATCTCATCGCAAAATTTCGGTAAGGTGCTTTCTGTGTGGGACTGGGTTTTTGGCACGTGGTACATGCCGAAAGACGAACACGTCGGTAAGATCGGCGTTGAGGGCGAACCTATTCCAGCCGATGTCTGGGGTCAGATGAAGTATCCATTCAGATAG
- a CDS encoding DNA alkylation repair protein, with translation MMAALNDFKKDFKKLSRPADALILQRFFKTGPGEYGEGDIFAGIKVPPCRELAKKYKDLSFGDLQKLIRSPIHEERTIALMILSLQFKKADEVQQTKIYKFYFKNVKGINNWDLVDGSAPYIVGPYLEERDRKILYKLARSKNLWEKRIAMLSTFHFIRQKDFADALKIAEILLHDKHDLMHKAVGWMLREIGNRDLATEKKFLNKHAATMPRTALRYAIEKFPEAERKKYMKMKD, from the coding sequence ATGATGGCAGCTTTAAACGACTTTAAAAAAGATTTTAAAAAATTATCTCGCCCCGCGGACGCGCTGATTCTCCAGCGTTTTTTCAAAACAGGCCCCGGAGAATACGGCGAAGGCGATATCTTTGCAGGCATTAAAGTTCCTCCGTGCCGCGAACTCGCAAAGAAATACAAAGACTTGAGCTTCGGCGACCTTCAGAAACTCATTCGCTCTCCGATTCATGAGGAGCGCACGATTGCTTTGATGATTCTTTCTCTGCAATTCAAAAAAGCGGATGAGGTCCAGCAAACAAAAATTTATAAATTCTATTTTAAGAACGTCAAAGGCATTAACAACTGGGACCTCGTTGATGGCTCGGCTCCTTACATTGTTGGCCCCTATCTCGAAGAGCGCGACCGCAAGATTCTTTACAAACTCGCCCGCTCGAAAAATCTTTGGGAAAAGCGGATCGCGATGCTTTCCACATTTCATTTTATCCGCCAGAAGGATTTTGCTGATGCCTTGAAGATCGCGGAGATTCTTTTGCACGATAAGCACGATCTTATGCACAAAGCTGTGGGCTGGATGCTGCGTGAAATTGGTAACCGTGATCTTGCGACTGAAAAGAAATTCCTGAATAAGCACGCCGCCACAATGCCTCGGACGGCTTTACGATACGCGATCGAAAAATTTCCCGAAGCTGAGCGTAAAAAATATATGAAGATGAAAGACTAA